The window ACATCTTCTATCTATTTAGTCTGGGTTTTGTAGGGGGGCTGGTAAGTGGGTTTATAGGCTCTGGCGGGGCATTTGTGCTAACACCAGGGATGATGAGTCTAGGGGTGCCTGGTCTGGTATCTGTAGCCAGTAATATGTGTCATAAATTTCCCAAAGCACTTGTTGGGGCTATCAAGCGAGCAAGGTATGGTCAGGTAGATGTTAAACTTGGTCTGATTATGGGTATATCTGCTGAAGCAGGTGTGCTTTACGGTGCTAATATTCAAGAAGGTATTAAAAAAACATTTGGGGAGGCAGGTTCAAATCTTTACATCAGCATAGTCTTTATTGTAATCCTTGGAATTGTAGGCACATTTGTGCTTCTGGATGCATTAGCGACTTACAAAGATAATAGTATCCATCAAGAAGAAAGGTTAACTAAACTTGCCCGTTGGGTGCAATCCATACATATCCCCGGAACAATGATTTACTTTGAGAGTTTAAAGGCACGGGTGTCATTCCTTTTTACCATCCCTCTTGGTTTTGCCACCGGTATGCTTGCCGCTACTATTGCTGTGGGTGGTTTTATTGGTGTTCCGTCAATGATTTATATCCTTGGTGCACCGAGTCTTATGGCTTCTGCTACAGAGCTGGTGATAGCCTTTGTCATGGGAGTGGGTGGCAGTCTTAAATATGCCTTACATGGAATGGTCGATATTAGACTGGCAATGATAATTCTTGGCGGCTCACTTTTTGGCATTCATCTGGGTGCTATTGGCACAACTTATGTTAAGCCTTTTATGATTAAAGTCGTGATGGGGGTGATAATGGTCACTGTCCTTTTTAGCCGCAGTTTGATGATACCAGTTTATCTTTCTCAACTGGGAATCATTCAAAATCTGAGTGAAACCACTATCAAATGGCTAACTAACATCAGTTTTGCCATTATGGCATTAGCCTTGCTTTTAGGTGCCTTTATTATTCTCAAGGCACTCTGGCAGGGATTGACAGCAGAAAAACGATAGTAACTATTCACCGCAGAGACGCAGAGGAACAGAGAAATAAACCAGATAACAGAAAAGATTATTGAGGCAATCATTGTCCTGCATAGAACATCAAAACCAAATTGTTAATCAATCATGAGATGTCTGTCCCCAAAAGATTGCACTGATGAAAATCCGTGATGGAATGAAGTGTGTGGTAAATAGTTTTTATTTTTTTCTCTGCGTCGTCCCCCTTTTTTCATTATAGTTTCTACGGCGTTTAGTACCTGCTCAACGCTGATTTGTGACATACAAACATTTTCTTTGCAGTTATAGAAATGCCCAATTTTATTGCATCCTCGACATTGGACATTACTTTGAATGACAATTGATTCTTTTAGATATGGCCGCCATAATTCTACTACTCCTGGACCGAATAAAGCAATTAGTGGAGTTTTCACGGCACAAGCAAGATGCATTGGCCCACTATCATGTCCAATAAATAAATCGCTTCTGGCAATGATTGAGGTTAATTGATAAAGTGTCGTCTTTCCTATTATTGAGATAATATCTTTAGACCGGGAATTAACTAAAGATAATATTCTATTACCTCTTTCAATATCATTAGAGGCACCTGTCAGAATGATTTTAGTCCCTTTTTTTAAAAGTTCACTAATTAACCCGGCAAATTTTTCCACTGACCACAATCTTTCTTTTTGTCTTGCACCAATATGAATAGTAATAAGGGGAATGGTATCGTCTTTAAATTCTTTTAACAGTTGTGTGGCAAATTTATCGTCTTCTTGAGAAGGGAAAATCTTCAGGTCTTTATCTTTTAAAGGTATATTTAGTTCGGATAAAAACTTATCATAAAACTCCTTCATATAAATATTATGATTAAACGGAATGCCTTTTGTATAAAGTCTGCCCGAACCATCCCGATTAAACCATAACCGCTGGACACCAACCGCATTAAATCCAACCCTTTTTGGTGCTCGACTCAAACGGCAAAGCCAGGCAGTCCAATATGTGCCTGATAAATCAATGGCTAAAGCAAAATTAGTCTGGCGTAATTGGTTAATAAGTTTAATCTTGCCTGATAAACTTCTATCCTGATAAACGATAACCTCATCAAGGTAAGGGCATTTAGTTGTTAATTCTTTTATTTGCGGATGAACCACGGCAATAATTTTTTTATTCTGGAAATATTCTCTTATCGCAGATTGCATCGTAGAACATAATACGAAATTGCCTATTCCATAGATTTGAATGAATAAGATATTATCTGCAGGAATTATAGGGTGAGGTTTTATCTTATCTATAAAAATATATATAAGTCCAGTTATC of the bacterium genome contains:
- a CDS encoding glycosyltransferase family 9 protein encodes the protein MTIKIKRFLKILRLEVELFVILITGLIYIFIDKIKPHPIIPADNILFIQIYGIGNFVLCSTMQSAIREYFQNKKIIAVVHPQIKELTTKCPYLDEVIVYQDRSLSGKIKLINQLRQTNFALAIDLSGTYWTAWLCRLSRAPKRVGFNAVGVQRLWFNRDGSGRLYTKGIPFNHNIYMKEFYDKFLSELNIPLKDKDLKIFPSQEDDKFATQLLKEFKDDTIPLITIHIGARQKERLWSVEKFAGLISELLKKGTKIILTGASNDIERGNRILSLVNSRSKDIISIIGKTTLYQLTSIIARSDLFIGHDSGPMHLACAVKTPLIALFGPGVVELWRPYLKESIVIQSNVQCRGCNKIGHFYNCKENVCMSQISVEQVLNAVETIMKKGGRRREKNKNYLPHTSFHHGFSSVQSFGDRHLMID
- a CDS encoding sulfite exporter TauE/SafE family protein, giving the protein MHEVVNFINLDLINIFYLFSLGFVGGLVSGFIGSGGAFVLTPGMMSLGVPGLVSVASNMCHKFPKALVGAIKRARYGQVDVKLGLIMGISAEAGVLYGANIQEGIKKTFGEAGSNLYISIVFIVILGIVGTFVLLDALATYKDNSIHQEERLTKLARWVQSIHIPGTMIYFESLKARVSFLFTIPLGFATGMLAATIAVGGFIGVPSMIYILGAPSLMASATELVIAFVMGVGGSLKYALHGMVDIRLAMIILGGSLFGIHLGAIGTTYVKPFMIKVVMGVIMVTVLFSRSLMIPVYLSQLGIIQNLSETTIKWLTNISFAIMALALLLGAFIILKALWQGLTAEKR